Below is a genomic region from Candidatus Baltobacteraceae bacterium.
GAGCACCGGGGTTTCATACCGATCCGCGTACGCGCGCGGTGGAACCGCGCCGAAGGGCTCGCGCGCGATCGCCGCGCTTGCTTTTGCGATCGCGACGGCGCGCGCCGCGGTCCGGTCGATGCCCGCAGCGGTGAGATCGTTGCTGGCCGCGAAGCCCCACGCGCCGTCAACCAACGCGCGAATGCCGTAGCCGCAGCTGCGGCTGTCGGCTAGACCTGCAACCACGCCGTTACGCACCTCGATCCGCTCGCTGCGCACGTTTTCGAACCGGATGTCCGCGTAGCGGGCGCCGCGAATGCTCGCCGTGTCAAAGGCTCGGCGCGCAAGGTCTTCAAAACCCATTGCTGCGGTGGTTAGGGTCGATTCGGCCCGGAGCCTGCCACGACGGCGTGAAGATTCTTGACCGTAATCGTGCCTTGGATGGTGGCCGACGCGTTCGCGCCGATGACGTAGATTGCCACCAAGCGAGCCGGTTGCGCGAGCCCTTGCGGCAGACGAACGGCGACCTCGCGCCAACCCGGATGGTCCATCGGCGCGACCGGCAAGAGCACTTCTTCGTTTATCGCATTGCGCAGCGCGAGCTTGAGCAGCGCACCCTGACCGTCGTCATCGACGTCGAAGGCGATTCCGACGCTGCGCGCCGGAAGCGTTACGCCGGTGACCAGATACGCGGCGCGCTCGCCCGGCCCGAGCGCGTATTGCAGTTGCGCGCAATCCTCGCAGCCGGGAACGGGCTGCACCGAGCCCTCTCCGCCCTTCGGCTGCGTCATGAACGAAGGCGTCGTCGGCAATGCAACGTCGTGAAAGCCGACCGTCACGTGCGCATTTGCCAGGTGATCGCCGAGTAATAGAGAGACCAGCGCGTCACTCACGCCGGCCGTCAAAGTGCCGCCGCCGTCGATCGACGCGTTCTGGGCACGCCAGGGGAGTGTGGCAGGGAGCGCGATCGCATACCCTTGCGCGTCATAGGCGCGCGCTTGCAGCGTGAGCCGTCCGTTCTGCGCGACGCTGGGGTCCTCGGGTAAGATCGCCACGCGCGCGGGATCGTCGTAGACCCGGATTGGTACGCGCAGCATCATCGCGCCTTCACGCGCAACCAGCGATCCCTCGCCCGACGCCGCGGCGGTGAACGTTCCCTGGCGATAGGTGCCGAGCCCAGAGGGCTCGACGCGGACGTCGATCGGAAGCGCGTCGGCGACGACATGGTCGGCGGAGTCGGCCGCAGCGAAACGGACGTTGATGCTCGCACCGCGCAGCGCTCGCACCGCGACCGGCTGCACGAGCAGTTGCGTCGCCGGCCCGACCGGCGCCGTATCGTACACGAAGAGGCCGTCGGCGACCTTACGTTCGTGTCCGTCGGAGGGCGTGTTTACGAGCTGCGCATCGGAATCGGCGGGGATACGCGCCACCAGTTCCGAGGAGCCGCCGCCGTCGAACGCCATGCCGCGCACCGCGCCGAAGGCGAGCATCAATGCCGCGAATTCCGGGCGCGTAATACCGACCGAGAGTTCGGGCTGACGCCCGTCGACTTCCAGCAAGTAGAGCGTTCCGTCGGCGCCGATCGCGGCGCCGCTGCACGGAATCGGTCGATCGAATTCACCGCCGCTGGGCCCGTTGGGATCGTCGACCCATGCGCCGTTATCGAGGATCAGCGGACCGCCTCCCACCGCAGCGACCAGATCGCCGAGTGCGACCGGAGAGAGATCGCCATGGGCCGCGATCGTATCGCCGACGTTGGGGACGCCCGCGGCCGCGTACGCGTTCATTCCGATCGCGACATAGTAGCCCGGCGGTTGACGTACCGTGTTGTCGGGAACGGTGGTGACGCGGTAGGTTGCGAACGGCGGGGTGCCGTCGGTCGGATCGAGCGCGACCAGCGTCAGATCGTCGTTCGGCGGCACCGGTCCGAACGCGGGCGTGAGCAGCGAGACGCCTCCGCCCGGGGGCGGAAACTCGTTGACGGCGTCGAGCGTTACGGTGCGGTCGGCCAATTGCAGCGTTCCCGCAAACTCGACTTGCGAAATTTGTGGGGTTCCGTCTTGCGTAACGAGCAGGGCGTAGCGCCGGTCGGGCGTTCGCAGCAGCTCGTCGTCGTGCACGACGACGTTGGTCGGCGCGTTCGTATTCCCGATGTCGAAGTAGTCGCCGTTGATTCCGGCGATCGCGCCGGTGCGCTGCGCCATCGACGAGACCGTCTCCCCCGGCGAGGTGAGCGCGTCATCGGCGAGCACCGTATTGAGTTCGATGCCGGGAGCATGCGGAGCAACCGCGATCACGTGCACGACGATCGGTCCTTCGCCGGTGACCAAATCGTATTCGCCGTATTCGACTCCCGGCGCGATCGTCTCGATCGTCGGTGCGTCGAATGCGACGGGCGGAAAGGGAGGGCCCAGATCGAGATGCGCGGGTAAAAGCGCGAGGAGAAGGGCTACCAGCATTATCCGTTATGCGCTGCTCCGTACCAGACCGCCACGGCGAGCGGATAGCCCCCGGTCGCAAAGGGAGCCCCGGCGGTGCGCCGCAGCGTGGCCGTGTTAAAGACGTCGACGCGATCGCTGCGCGCGCACGGGACGAACAGCAGCCCGCGCTCGAGCGACGGTTTCCACGGAGTTTCGCACGTCTTGAGCGGCGCGTGGACGGCACGCAGCGTGCGCGCATCGAGCACGTAGATCGAATCGGCTCCCTCGTCGGTCACGTAAAGGCGATCGTGCGCCCCATCGTATGCGATACCGATCGGAAAACCGAGCCGCGTGCTGTGTGCGACTTCGCGCGCGGCATTGCCCGCGACATCGTACGCGACGACGCTGCCGGCTGCAGCGAACGGAGAACTCAGGCTCTCGTTCGAGACGGCGAAGAGCCGTGATCCGTCGCGCGAGAGTGCGAGCGAGAAGACGCGATCGACGGCATGGAAGCGCCGCAACTCGACCATCGTGCGCGCATCGACGATCGAAATGGTGCCGTCATTCACGTTGGCGACGTAGACGCGCTGGCGCGCGGGATCGATCGCAAGTCCCTCGGCGGTAAGCCCGAGTACCCGCTGCGAAACGATTCCGTCGGCGGAGATTCGCGTGAGCGCCCCGGCGCCGCCGACGTCACGGTTCGTGACGAAGAGCGCTCCGCTGCGCGCGTCGAATGCGACTTCATCGCCGAACGGAACGCCGTCATAGCGCCGCACCGCCCATGGATCGAGATCGGCAATCGTCGCGCTCGTTCCCTCGGTCGCAGCCGTGCCGAGCCTCCCGTGCTCGTCGATGGCGACGTCGCCCGGCGCGCCGTCGATGCCGAGCGCCGAACGCGCGCGATACGGCGGCGTTGCATCGTGCAGGATGATGCCGTCGTCGTAGCTCGCGACCGCGATGAACGGCCGGCTGGGATCGGGGGTGGGCGCGACCTCGAGCGTTTGTACGGCCAGCCCGTGCACGCTCGCCGCGATGAGCGTGCTCGCGTCGCCGCCGGCCCCGACACGATAGCGGTCGCCGTTGATCGCGCCGCTCCCGTTGACGAAGAGTCCGTAGGGTCCGTCGAACCCGTTCACCCGAATCGGAATCGTACTTCCCGGCAAGTACGCAAGCGCAGCGACGGCGATCGAGCCGGTGGCGCGCGTCGTGACCGCCGGGCGGGGAGCGGCGGCGCTTACGAGCGCAGCGAGAAGGAGGGCGCCCCAGGTTTTCAATGCGCTTGCAGATATCCGACGACGCCGAGCACGAGGCCGATCGCCGTGAGCGCCGCACCGGCGTAAAGGATCATTCGCGAATCGGTCAGTGCGGCGATCGACGCAAAGGCGATCGATATCTCGAAAAGGGTGGTTGCGATTTCAAGCGTTTCGAACGACGTCAGATAGGATTCGGAATGCTTTTGTTCGTCTTCCGCCTGCGTCTCGAGCGCCTTTGCCTGCGCGTAGATCGCGAGAGAGGTCCGCTGTTCTTCCGCCACACCGCTAGGCCGATTGAGCGCCTGGTAGAGCGTGACCTTCAATTGTTTGGTTTGATAATAGCCGTATTGATCGGAGGCTTTCACGGTCGCGAGCACGGCGTCGTTGCGCAACGAAAGCGCCTGAATCGAGCGATGATGGGCGAAGAGCGTACCCAGTGCCGCAAGAACGGCGACGATCGCGGTGAAGAACGGAACGAAACGATCGTGCGACGGAGCGGCGGCGTGCGCGCTCACGAAACGCTTGCCTGCGGACGCGAGATCGCGGCCACGAGTTCGATGCCGGCGGCGACGTCGGTTCCGGGGGCAACGAGCGTCTGCGCGGTGCGCGCGGGATCGAGCCCGAAACTCGCCAGGGCATATCCCTCGAACGTGCCGGCGATGATGCTTCCGTCGGGATCGATCGCATACGCCCGGTGCGCCTCACGATCGAACACCACGACGTACAGACGCAATTCTGCCGCCCGGGCGCGCGCGATCCGTTCGAGCCACGGATGCGCGGAAGAGGCATCGAGAACGGCGATGCGATAGCCGGCGCGACGATACGCAACCAGCAGCCCGGGATCGAATGCCGCTCGCGCGTCGAGCCGCACTGCTGCCAGTAGCCGATCGAGTGCGTCGAACTGATCGGGACCGCTTGCAGCCAGCCCGAGATCGGCTTCGAGCACGCGCAGGCGTGCGGCGAGATCGGGCGGTAAGGAGTCGGCGGCGATCGCGATCCGCAGCGCGCGCCCGGGTGCGGTCTCGCGCTGCGGCGGTGCGGCAACGGCTGCGCGATACGGATGCGGCGCCCCGATCGCGATCGTAGCGCTCAACACCTCTTCCTGCGTCTGCGAACCCATGACCGCGACCTCTCCGCCGGCGTCCACGATCTGCGATTTGCCGCAATACGCCACCATCCCGAGTTCGAAACCGCATTTGTTTGCGGCAACGAACGGCACGCCGTTTTCGAACGCGCGTACCCGTGCCAGCAAATCGGCTTGAAGATTCTCGAGGTGGCGGGGATCGCGTCCGGACGTAACCCAGGCCGTCGGCATGACGAGCAGCTCGGCGCCGCGGTCGACGAGTTCGCGCGCGATGCCCGGCATCCGGCCGTCGGCGCAGATCAGCACGCCGAGCCGTCCGATCGACGTCGTTACCGGGGCGATCGAGGATCCCGGTGCGAACCATTGCCGGTCGAAGTGCCAAAGAAAAATCTTCTCGGCGCTGCCGGCGAGGGTCCCGTCGCGATCGATCACGACGGCGCTGTTGTGCAGCGCGCCGCCCCGATGTACTGCGGCTCCCGCGACGATTACGCAGCCCGCGGCACGGGCGATGCGCGCGAGCTGCTCGGTCGCGTCTTGGACCGAGCGTTCCTCGACGTTGGCATCGCCGAGCACATAGGCCGGAAAGGTTCCCTCGGGCAGCACCAGCAGATCGTGATTCGCTGCAGCCCGCTCGATGCGTCCGATCATCGATTGGTGCAGACGCTCGT
It encodes:
- a CDS encoding phosphodiester glycosidase family protein, with protein sequence MLVALLLALLPAHLDLGPPFPPVAFDAPTIETIAPGVEYGEYDLVTGEGPIVVHVIAVAPHAPGIELNTVLADDALTSPGETVSSMAQRTGAIAGINGDYFDIGNTNAPTNVVVHDDELLRTPDRRYALLVTQDGTPQISQVEFAGTLQLADRTVTLDAVNEFPPPGGGVSLLTPAFGPVPPNDDLTLVALDPTDGTPPFATYRVTTVPDNTVRQPPGYYVAIGMNAYAAAGVPNVGDTIAAHGDLSPVALGDLVAAVGGGPLILDNGAWVDDPNGPSGGEFDRPIPCSGAAIGADGTLYLLEVDGRQPELSVGITRPEFAALMLAFGAVRGMAFDGGGSSELVARIPADSDAQLVNTPSDGHERKVADGLFVYDTAPVGPATQLLVQPVAVRALRGASINVRFAAADSADHVVADALPIDVRVEPSGLGTYRQGTFTAAASGEGSLVAREGAMMLRVPIRVYDDPARVAILPEDPSVAQNGRLTLQARAYDAQGYAIALPATLPWRAQNASIDGGGTLTAGVSDALVSLLLGDHLANAHVTVGFHDVALPTTPSFMTQPKGGEGSVQPVPGCEDCAQLQYALGPGERAAYLVTGVTLPARSVGIAFDVDDDGQGALLKLALRNAINEEVLLPVAPMDHPGWREVAVRLPQGLAQPARLVAIYVIGANASATIQGTITVKNLHAVVAGSGPNRP
- a CDS encoding carbon-nitrogen hydrolase family protein, which translates into the protein MPSRPLRLAALQLRAHDRADYERLHQSMIGRIERAAANHDLLVLPEGTFPAYVLGDANVEERSVQDATEQLARIARAAGCVIVAGAAVHRGGALHNSAVVIDRDGTLAGSAEKIFLWHFDRQWFAPGSSIAPVTTSIGRLGVLICADGRMPGIARELVDRGAELLVMPTAWVTSGRDPRHLENLQADLLARVRAFENGVPFVAANKCGFELGMVAYCGKSQIVDAGGEVAVMGSQTQEEVLSATIAIGAPHPYRAAVAAPPQRETAPGRALRIAIAADSLPPDLAARLRVLEADLGLAASGPDQFDALDRLLAAVRLDARAAFDPGLLVAYRRAGYRIAVLDASSAHPWLERIARARAAELRLYVVVFDREAHRAYAIDPDGSIIAGTFEGYALASFGLDPARTAQTLVAPGTDVAAGIELVAAISRPQASVS
- a CDS encoding DUF4337 family protein; its protein translation is MSAHAAAPSHDRFVPFFTAIVAVLAALGTLFAHHRSIQALSLRNDAVLATVKASDQYGYYQTKQLKVTLYQALNRPSGVAEEQRTSLAIYAQAKALETQAEDEQKHSESYLTSFETLEIATTLFEISIAFASIAALTDSRMILYAGAALTAIGLVLGVVGYLQAH